From Quercus lobata isolate SW786 chromosome 11, ValleyOak3.0 Primary Assembly, whole genome shotgun sequence:
TTGTTGATCACTGCTGGTTGTTTAACACACTTTTTCTTTGATCACTTGTTTGAGGTATGTAGGACCTAATATGCTATGTTGCTGACTGTAATTATTGCATTCTTCCTTTGGGTATGACAGTAATCTTATTTTTTAAGGTCTACTTATTATTTATTGACTTTTAGATATTGTAGAGTACTTCCAAAATTTAGATCTTCACGggaatttttgcttttttgaagGTTGCTCTGCTTAATCTAATAACAATTTCTTCAACTTGGGCAAGAGTAATTGATGTTATGGACAGCGAGGTCTGTTTGCTGCCACAAGATATCTGATAAcaagttgatattttgattcATATTTAACTTGTTCTGTATTCAGTCAGGTTCAAGATTGTTTGGGTTCATTGGTGCTGGTGCCACAGTTGGCCAACTTTTTGGGTCATTGTTTGCCACCGGAATAGCTTTGTTGGGGCCATGTATGATTGCTTGTTCAGTTCCTTGGAAATTGTAAATTTGCTTAACTCTCTTTCCTTCTtgtttttggtgggttttaatCTAAGGTTGACTCCTTGCAGTTCTACTCCTATTTGCTGCTTTGCTAATGGAATTTGCTGCACAGTCATCAAAGGGGATAAACAAGGATGTATCCCATAATTCCCATCTTCCTGAGGAATTAACTCCCATCAGGTCAGCTATATCTCTAATTTTTTGATTGCATAAATGACTAAAAGATGGTAAAATTCTCTAGGTTGTGTTCATAATTtctcttgttcttttcttctttcatttatttgcttctttttctttgc
This genomic window contains:
- the LOC115967974 gene encoding uncharacterized protein LOC115967974 isoform X2 yields the protein MDSESGSRLFGFIGAGATVGQLFGSLFATGIALLGPFLLLFAALLMEFAAQSSKGINKDVSHNSHLPEELTPIRALADQLEGTKEEEHKKYRGMVVEYIMVNNNMTGWD